From Gimesia panareensis, the proteins below share one genomic window:
- a CDS encoding shikimate kinase, which translates to MTVITLIGYRGSGKSSVAAPLAGHCGFDWIDADDEIERVAGQSITEIFAGAGEPHFRQLEREVMQRLLAQDKLVIAAGGGAILNAETRQEMQQAGPVIWLKADAEALAQRINSDATTGSRRPALTASSSQLEEIRTLLAQRAPLYRDAATLTIETADKTVSEIVAEIIAALDSDA; encoded by the coding sequence ATGACCGTAATCACTCTGATTGGCTATCGAGGCAGCGGCAAAAGCAGCGTCGCCGCCCCCCTGGCCGGGCACTGCGGTTTTGACTGGATCGATGCCGACGATGAAATCGAACGTGTAGCCGGTCAATCCATCACCGAAATCTTCGCCGGGGCAGGGGAGCCGCACTTTCGCCAGCTCGAACGGGAAGTCATGCAGCGCCTGCTCGCACAGGACAAACTCGTGATCGCCGCGGGAGGGGGAGCGATTCTGAATGCCGAGACCCGCCAGGAAATGCAACAGGCCGGCCCGGTGATCTGGCTCAAAGCAGACGCGGAAGCCCTCGCGCAGCGGATCAACTCCGATGCCACCACGGGCAGCCGGCGACCGGCACTCACGGCCAGCAGCTCCCAGCTCGAAGAAATCCGCACCCTGCTCGCGCAGCGCGCACCGCTCTATCGCGATGCAGCGACCCTCACGATTGAGACCGCAGACAAAACCGTTTCCGAAATTGTCGCTGAAATTATCGCCGCCCTGGATTCCGATGCTTAA
- a CDS encoding TetR/AcrR family transcriptional regulator — MNQPTDRKRRSRNKILDAALRMFKRQGYVGSGVDGIMEEAGMTSGAFYGHFSSKSDVLGEAFVHSFIEDQAAMNGALSECETPEQLMEIMQRYLSSKHCEHVEEGCSIPPLLSDLGRADAETKAQFEEVLQWMVGQFQQRSGNEFSRQEILATLALCFGGLSLARAVNSPALSRQILSACRKHLPIQRED; from the coding sequence ATGAACCAGCCCACGGACCGGAAACGAAGATCCCGGAATAAGATTCTGGACGCCGCCCTGCGGATGTTCAAACGACAGGGGTACGTCGGCAGCGGAGTGGACGGGATCATGGAAGAGGCGGGGATGACGTCCGGCGCGTTCTATGGTCACTTCAGTTCGAAGTCGGACGTGCTGGGCGAAGCGTTCGTGCATTCTTTTATTGAAGACCAGGCGGCGATGAACGGCGCGCTAAGTGAGTGCGAGACGCCGGAGCAGCTGATGGAGATCATGCAGCGATACCTGTCGAGCAAACATTGCGAACATGTGGAGGAGGGATGCTCGATCCCTCCTCTGCTCTCAGACCTGGGTCGCGCGGATGCGGAGACGAAGGCGCAGTTCGAAGAGGTGCTGCAGTGGATGGTCGGGCAGTTTCAGCAGCGTTCGGGAAATGAATTCAGCCGCCAGGAAATTCTGGCGACGCTGGCGCTCTGCTTTGGCGGACTGTCACTGGCACGCGCGGTGAATTCTCCTGCGCTGTCGCGGCAGATTCTGTCAGCATGCCGGAAGCATCTGCCGATCCAGCGAGAAGATTAA
- a CDS encoding cupin domain-containing protein, giving the protein MIQATDRVLHGEGYDCFEAGPLESWTQFKLSPPESPLPVRGKYFLRKFLNSEGLEMSVNVLPAGREMPFVHRHHENDEIYFVIQGRGQFQAGEDLLEVTDGFFIRLSPEVPRVWRNHGEEPLYYLVIQYRADSSVTGGILDGARLEDHPIVWKESPEDEPAHGPETKIPE; this is encoded by the coding sequence ATGATTCAAGCTACCGACCGCGTTTTGCATGGAGAGGGATACGACTGCTTTGAGGCGGGACCGCTGGAGAGCTGGACACAGTTCAAGCTCTCGCCCCCGGAATCGCCGCTGCCGGTCCGCGGGAAATATTTCCTGCGGAAGTTTCTGAACTCGGAGGGTCTGGAGATGTCGGTCAACGTGTTGCCGGCGGGCCGCGAGATGCCCTTCGTGCACCGCCACCATGAAAACGACGAGATTTATTTTGTGATTCAGGGCCGGGGGCAGTTTCAGGCAGGGGAGGATCTGCTGGAGGTGACAGACGGATTCTTTATTCGACTTTCGCCGGAAGTGCCGCGCGTCTGGCGAAACCACGGCGAGGAGCCGTTATACTATCTGGTAATCCAGTACCGCGCGGACAGCAGTGTGACCGGCGGGATACTGGATGGCGCACGCCTGGAAGACCACCCGATCGTCTGGAAAGAAAGCCCCGAGGATGAACCAGCCCACGGACCGGAAACGAAGATCCCGGAATAA
- a CDS encoding prepilin peptidase — protein MTPFGINPYLMLTLLFLLGTALGRIINICIEEIPREEKVGAAWKRVFRRMRHLGSRYHLPIIGVYLTRSKNSTFSYRRSHREAFVELLNGVIFVLLYCAEVPLSAGALLQDSGLFSEYAPDLLTVKSWMSPVALLNLRYFYHLVLIESLMIATFIDFDHKIIPDGATMPALFIGVVGSFVFGLFYLVPVWFQEPSVVRMFGIYFPEQYRHYFVVEKIPQWVVTYPHLHGLAVSLVGLVVGGGVVWAVRVIGQWTLRQEAMGFGDVILMAVIGSFLGWQATVTVFVISPLCALLVVAVTIFFKLSREIPFGPYLSLGALLVLLGWPKIWPLAERICHLGPLLPILALVMMIMLVLCLLTTQLFKWMLGIPLYWQEEWFEEWTSADQLTYQSGENVNETQGRWDLKTDAHTRAGRGTQHYHQWKNGR, from the coding sequence ATGACCCCCTTTGGTATCAATCCTTACCTGATGCTGACACTGCTGTTCCTGCTGGGAACCGCACTGGGGCGGATCATTAATATCTGTATCGAGGAAATCCCCCGCGAAGAAAAAGTGGGGGCGGCCTGGAAACGTGTCTTCCGCCGCATGCGGCACCTCGGTTCCCGCTATCATCTGCCGATCATCGGCGTCTACCTGACCCGCTCGAAGAATTCCACATTTTCCTACCGCCGCTCGCATCGCGAAGCGTTCGTGGAACTGTTGAACGGCGTGATCTTCGTGCTGCTGTACTGCGCCGAAGTTCCCCTGAGTGCCGGGGCTCTGCTGCAGGACAGCGGACTGTTCTCCGAATATGCTCCCGACCTGTTGACCGTCAAGAGTTGGATGTCCCCTGTGGCGCTGCTCAACCTCCGCTATTTCTATCATCTGGTCCTGATCGAATCCCTGATGATCGCGACCTTCATCGACTTCGATCACAAAATCATTCCCGATGGCGCGACCATGCCCGCCCTGTTCATCGGCGTGGTCGGCTCGTTCGTCTTCGGCCTGTTTTACCTGGTGCCCGTCTGGTTTCAGGAGCCCTCGGTCGTCCGCATGTTCGGGATCTATTTTCCTGAGCAATACCGCCACTACTTTGTGGTCGAGAAGATCCCGCAGTGGGTCGTCACTTACCCGCACCTGCATGGCCTGGCGGTCAGCCTGGTTGGCCTCGTGGTGGGCGGCGGTGTCGTCTGGGCCGTTCGCGTGATTGGTCAGTGGACGTTGCGCCAGGAAGCGATGGGCTTTGGCGACGTGATTCTGATGGCGGTCATCGGCAGCTTCCTGGGCTGGCAGGCCACGGTCACCGTATTCGTGATTTCGCCCCTGTGTGCCCTGCTGGTGGTAGCGGTGACCATTTTCTTCAAACTGTCGCGGGAAATTCCCTTCGGGCCTTACCTCAGCCTGGGCGCGCTGCTGGTATTGCTGGGCTGGCCGAAAATCTGGCCACTCGCCGAACGCATCTGCCACCTTGGACCGCTGCTGCCGATCCTGGCCCTGGTGATGATGATCATGCTGGTCCTCTGCCTGCTGACCACCCAGCTCTTCAAATGGATGCTGGGCATCCCCCTCTACTGGCAGGAAGAATGGTTTGAGGAGTGGACGTCAGCCGACCAGTTGACCTACCAGTCCGGGGAGAACGTCAACGAAACCCAGGGCCGCTGGGATCTGAAAACGGACGCCCACACCCGGGCCGGACGGGGCACGCAGCATTACCATCAATGGAAAAACGGGCGATAA
- the hisH gene encoding imidazole glycerol phosphate synthase subunit HisH, whose amino-acid sequence MITIVDYGMGNLRSVQKAFEKVGADAQICTNPEEIAKASKLILPGVGAFRDAIQALKDQSLVEPILEHAKSGKPFLGICLGLQLLFDVSYEDGEYEGLGIIPGKVVRFEDQPDLKIPHMGWNQIDATHEHPILAGIPAHEYFYFVHSYYVAPDNDDDVAAWTDYGCRFASMVARDNLVACQFHPEKSQNAGLKLLQNFAAF is encoded by the coding sequence ATGATTACAATTGTCGACTACGGAATGGGAAATCTGCGGAGTGTCCAGAAGGCCTTCGAAAAGGTCGGTGCGGACGCGCAGATCTGTACAAACCCCGAAGAGATCGCCAAAGCCTCCAAGCTGATTCTGCCCGGCGTGGGTGCCTTTCGCGACGCCATCCAGGCCCTTAAAGATCAGAGTCTGGTGGAGCCAATTCTGGAACACGCCAAGTCCGGTAAACCTTTCCTCGGTATCTGTCTCGGCCTGCAGCTCCTGTTCGATGTCAGCTATGAAGATGGGGAATACGAGGGGCTGGGCATCATCCCCGGAAAAGTGGTCCGCTTCGAGGATCAACCCGATCTGAAGATCCCCCACATGGGCTGGAACCAGATCGACGCGACCCACGAGCATCCCATCCTGGCCGGCATTCCCGCACACGAATATTTCTACTTTGTGCACAGCTACTACGTGGCACCCGATAACGATGATGACGTTGCCGCCTGGACCGATTATGGCTGCCGCTTCGCTTCAATGGTCGCCCGCGACAACCTGGTCGCCTGCCAGTTTCACCCCGAGAAAAGTCAGAACGCCGGCCTGAAACTGCTGCAGAACTTCGCTGCGTTTTAA
- the aroE gene encoding shikimate dehydrogenase yields MICVSIGRTRHKMVMMEHRSLAEKGAELVELRLDWIARAPDVNRLLKDRPTPVVITCRRPEDKGRWNRTEEQRQALLRTAIVSEVEYVDIEDDIADKIPRYGKTKRIISHHNFDETPDNLEEIHESLCEKDPDIVKLVTMANSPGDSIRMLKLVASAKVPTVGFCMGEYGVISRILCGKYGAPFTYATFSREREMAPGQLAFSEMTQIYRYDQIGPETPVYGVIGDPIAHSLSPLIHNIAFRHDKIDGVYLPFRVPKDRLEETLKEFEFLNVQGYSVTIPHKAGALKLAGAADEASKTMGVANTLFKDNQNVWQARNTDYDAALDSIRLGLDPEGKATTDPIDGKQVLLLGAGGVSRAIGAGIVKAGGALTVTNRSRLRGESLAHDLGCAYTTWENRGSGHFDILVNGTSVGMHPNVNETPFAQNFLLDDMLVFDTVYNPENTLLLKQARERGCKTVSGIEMFVRQAAAQYKLFTDKEPPLEVMRNTLRKGISAVGKL; encoded by the coding sequence ATGATTTGTGTCAGCATCGGTCGAACCCGGCACAAAATGGTAATGATGGAACACCGCTCCCTGGCAGAGAAGGGGGCGGAACTGGTCGAGTTACGACTGGACTGGATCGCCCGCGCGCCCGATGTCAATCGGTTGCTCAAAGACCGGCCCACGCCCGTCGTCATCACCTGCCGTCGCCCCGAAGACAAAGGCCGCTGGAACCGCACCGAAGAACAGCGGCAGGCCCTGCTGCGGACTGCCATTGTCTCCGAAGTAGAATACGTTGATATTGAAGATGATATCGCGGACAAAATTCCCCGCTACGGCAAAACCAAACGCATCATCAGTCATCACAACTTTGATGAGACTCCCGACAACCTCGAAGAGATTCACGAATCCCTCTGTGAGAAAGATCCGGATATCGTCAAGCTGGTCACCATGGCCAATTCGCCCGGCGATTCCATTCGCATGCTGAAGCTGGTCGCCAGTGCCAAGGTGCCCACCGTCGGGTTCTGCATGGGTGAGTACGGCGTCATCAGTCGCATCCTCTGCGGCAAATACGGCGCCCCCTTCACCTACGCCACCTTCAGTCGCGAACGGGAAATGGCGCCGGGACAACTCGCCTTCTCGGAAATGACGCAGATCTACCGCTACGATCAGATCGGTCCCGAGACCCCCGTGTACGGCGTCATCGGAGATCCGATCGCCCACAGCCTGAGCCCGCTGATTCATAACATTGCCTTCAGACACGATAAAATCGACGGCGTGTATCTTCCCTTCCGTGTTCCCAAAGATCGGTTGGAAGAGACGCTCAAGGAATTCGAATTCCTCAACGTACAGGGTTACAGTGTGACGATCCCCCACAAAGCGGGCGCCCTCAAACTGGCCGGAGCCGCCGATGAAGCTTCCAAAACCATGGGGGTCGCCAACACCCTGTTCAAAGACAACCAGAACGTCTGGCAGGCCCGCAACACCGACTACGATGCCGCGCTGGACAGCATCCGCCTCGGCCTCGATCCGGAAGGCAAAGCGACCACCGATCCCATCGACGGCAAGCAGGTGCTGCTCCTCGGTGCAGGGGGAGTGTCCCGCGCGATCGGGGCCGGAATCGTCAAAGCGGGCGGGGCACTGACGGTGACCAACCGCAGTCGCCTCCGGGGAGAAAGCCTGGCCCACGATCTGGGCTGTGCTTATACGACCTGGGAAAACCGGGGCAGCGGACATTTCGACATTCTGGTCAACGGCACCTCGGTCGGCATGCATCCGAATGTCAACGAGACCCCCTTCGCCCAGAATTTCCTGCTTGATGACATGCTCGTTTTCGATACGGTTTACAATCCGGAAAACACGCTGTTACTCAAGCAGGCGCGGGAGCGGGGCTGTAAAACCGTCTCCGGAATTGAAATGTTCGTCCGGCAGGCCGCGGCGCAATACAAACTGTTTACCGACAAGGAACCACCCCTGGAAGTAATGCGCAACACGCTCCGCAAGGGGATCTCCGCCGTCGGTAAACTTTAA